In the Hyphomicrobiales bacterium genome, one interval contains:
- a CDS encoding HTH cro/C1-type domain-containing protein: MSAMMDMIMRSFRVTDIAGVAAALKAARVERGLRQDDLALATGINRKTLMSIESGVSGDVGASYLMRVLHQLGLELVLQPARAIKPGLDDLMAEAAALGLRLEPRTGPGRSLADLARDAGDLGFELVADGVDEAPDASELALARRIAAKRRGALAQLPDDPAPEPKEVELDVDDGYGFGDEGDAYAPRGMR; this comes from the coding sequence ATGTCCGCGATGATGGACATGATAATGCGCTCATTCAGGGTCACCGATATTGCAGGCGTCGCCGCGGCATTGAAAGCCGCACGCGTCGAGCGTGGCCTGCGTCAGGACGACCTCGCTCTCGCGACGGGCATCAACCGAAAGACGCTGATGTCGATCGAAAGTGGTGTCAGCGGGGACGTGGGCGCATCCTATCTCATGCGGGTTCTACACCAGCTTGGCCTCGAACTTGTTCTGCAGCCGGCGCGGGCGATCAAGCCCGGCCTAGACGACCTCATGGCAGAGGCAGCTGCGCTTGGCTTGCGCCTTGAGCCGCGCACCGGCCCTGGGCGTTCGCTCGCCGATCTTGCTCGCGACGCCGGCGACCTTGGGTTCGAGCTCGTTGCCGACGGTGTCGACGAGGCACCGGATGCATCGGAGCTCGCCCTGGCTCGCCGTATTGCAGCCAAGCGGCGCGGCGCTCTTGCCCAGCTTCCTGATGATCCGGCGCCGGAGCCTAAGGAAGTCGAGCTCGATGTCGATGACGGCTATGGCTTCGGCGACGAGGGCGATGCCTACGCTCCGAGGGGAATGCGATGA
- a CDS encoding conserved exported hypothetical protein (Evidence 4 : Unknown function but conserved in other organisms), with product MRAFLAAAVVVAVTNVPALAESDPVIATVDGRAITQSSVESVLIENGMMEDDDREEARQDGRLRQTGIVQAVERAALAAAAERDGLDKNSVTMEQIKEAPASRDGLLREVWMTKVEADLRTQTDTARVKVFYEKASAGPRYSLRFLTYPTRQAATEALKTIVDRASFDAEAVRMFGSKQDAATSQTQDVMEATSAWAWRLQGLSIDAPDAGTIGGPFCEWPLCSIWLVEKVETAPTPAFDKLDEKQMASLRGMSVFLKMRSAYSTALAAAKIEWKEPAPESWTDLARRISIPTNEF from the coding sequence ATGCGAGCATTCCTCGCCGCCGCGGTTGTCGTCGCCGTGACCAACGTTCCCGCGCTCGCCGAATCCGATCCCGTCATCGCCACGGTCGACGGGCGAGCCATCACGCAGAGCTCGGTCGAAAGCGTTCTGATCGAGAACGGGATGATGGAAGACGATGATCGAGAGGAGGCTCGGCAGGACGGCCGGCTTCGACAGACGGGGATTGTCCAGGCTGTCGAGCGGGCCGCGCTTGCCGCCGCCGCAGAGCGCGACGGTCTCGACAAGAACTCGGTCACGATGGAGCAGATCAAGGAGGCTCCTGCCTCGCGTGATGGGCTATTGCGCGAGGTGTGGATGACCAAGGTCGAGGCCGACCTGCGGACACAGACGGACACCGCTCGCGTGAAGGTCTTCTACGAAAAGGCGAGTGCCGGGCCACGCTACTCTCTTCGCTTCCTCACTTATCCCACTCGTCAGGCCGCGACCGAGGCTCTGAAGACCATCGTGGATCGCGCCAGCTTCGATGCCGAGGCCGTCCGGATGTTCGGCTCCAAGCAGGACGCCGCAACGTCGCAGACCCAGGACGTGATGGAGGCGACAAGTGCTTGGGCATGGCGCCTGCAGGGGCTCTCGATCGACGCTCCCGACGCGGGCACTATTGGCGGTCCGTTTTGTGAATGGCCGCTCTGCTCGATCTGGCTCGTCGAAAAGGTCGAAACGGCTCCGACGCCGGCCTTCGATAAGCTCGACGAAAAGCAGATGGCTTCACTGCGAGGGATGAGCGTCTTCCTGAAGATGCGCTCAGCCTATTCGACGGCCTTGGCCGCGGCGAAGATCGAGTGGAAGGAGCCCGCTCCGGAGAGCTGGACCGATCTCGCACGCCGAATCTCGATTCCCACGAACGAGTTCTGA
- a CDS encoding conserved hypothetical protein (Evidence 4 : Unknown function but conserved in other organisms) produces the protein MKREFLLVDDEGRNVDVVATFDKGERGYFSLTCNSGCDHERILASATAEVREDLEVLAAVHLADRNGTPMHAIENAAYHLREHRFREAADLLNVGSDIREIYELHAASIMTLMGPSSVIESRTRQVIAQLQVVQQAKTEFERDERLRERIFAAPDRLYRAVKRLEDLLAGNEPGLSQRTALHEQKKAIAAFEKTNAALLKKEPYQLTSYVKDRLTNVLTHKVFRDAVRQYALEKCAPVWAARAEAAFAALAKPSYRMESRPDPSVDPKTFEGFCATHGIKLEVVSRGSSKEGPHWRYHFDCTFKSANGSFSTPFFMGRNQKPALGDILESLQSEFSSVDGMDRDSFLSEMGYDGSIKDVRKGEDIYATIQSSLANFQTAFGEDVYNELLTTVGDNPSRFAPPAPRM, from the coding sequence ATGAAGCGAGAGTTCCTGCTGGTCGACGACGAAGGGCGCAATGTCGACGTGGTCGCCACGTTCGATAAAGGCGAGAGGGGCTATTTCAGCCTGACCTGCAACAGCGGCTGTGACCACGAGCGCATCCTGGCATCTGCGACCGCCGAGGTTCGCGAAGACCTTGAGGTGCTGGCAGCCGTTCACCTCGCCGATCGCAATGGCACGCCAATGCATGCTATTGAAAACGCCGCCTATCATCTTCGCGAACATCGGTTCCGGGAGGCTGCTGACTTGCTCAATGTCGGCAGCGACATTCGCGAGATCTACGAGCTTCATGCTGCCTCGATCATGACCTTGATGGGCCCGTCGAGCGTGATCGAGAGCCGGACCAGGCAGGTGATCGCGCAGCTTCAGGTCGTCCAACAGGCCAAAACGGAGTTCGAGCGGGATGAGAGGCTCCGTGAGCGCATCTTCGCGGCGCCGGACCGCCTCTACCGGGCGGTCAAGCGCCTTGAGGACCTACTCGCGGGCAATGAGCCCGGGCTCAGCCAACGGACGGCGCTGCACGAGCAGAAAAAGGCGATCGCGGCGTTCGAGAAAACTAATGCCGCGCTTCTGAAGAAGGAGCCCTACCAGCTGACATCCTATGTGAAGGATCGTCTAACGAACGTCCTAACGCATAAGGTCTTCCGCGACGCTGTTCGGCAGTACGCGCTCGAAAAGTGCGCACCGGTTTGGGCAGCGCGGGCGGAGGCCGCTTTCGCTGCTTTGGCGAAGCCTTCCTACCGGATGGAATCGCGGCCCGACCCGAGCGTGGATCCAAAGACGTTCGAAGGCTTCTGCGCGACCCACGGCATCAAGCTGGAGGTGGTCTCCCGTGGAAGCTCGAAGGAGGGCCCGCATTGGCGCTATCACTTCGACTGCACCTTCAAGAGCGCCAATGGGTCTTTCTCGACACCATTCTTCATGGGTCGCAATCAGAAGCCGGCCCTCGGCGACATCCTGGAGTCGCTTCAGAGCGAGTTCAGCAGCGTCGACGGCATGGACCGTGACTCATTCCTCTCGGAGATGGGTTACGACGGTTCGATCAAGGACGTTCGAAAGGGCGAGGATATCTACGCTACGATCCAGAGTTCGCTCGCGAACTTCCAGACAGCATTCGGCGAGGACGTCTACAACGAGCTCCTGACAACGGTCGGCGACAATCCTTCGCGTTTCGCTCCCCCGGCACCTCGGATGTGA
- a CDS encoding hypothetical protein (Evidence 5 : Unknown function) gives MLDLYGVLQDRDIRLQDVARRIAVLGEADDAVDDNDRCLVIDPGQRDQVVVTVFIDEEWANRQIPDQLSQALFVEGIELFRNILLADDRGVNRDNGHRARTVPPNPAKQREVVGSADVEDLTEPLAMAGGFRKEASKKRVRHVVTERLGPNRQGDGQSLASDADLRNPLRKILKLQLTIAPASQLSAWLPIDADREATNHFITGFHRIPLGA, from the coding sequence GTGCTCGACCTTTATGGAGTCCTTCAGGATCGAGATATCCGTCTTCAGGATGTGGCTCGACGGATAGCCGTTCTTGGGGAGGCCGATGACGCCGTCGACGACAATGACCGCTGCCTTGTCATTGACCCCGGCCAACGAGATCAGGTGGTTGTCACCGTCTTCATCGATGAAGAGTGGGCGAACAGGCAGATCCCGGATCAGCTCAGCCAGGCGCTTTTCGTCGAGGGGATCGAACTCTTCCGGAACATCCTCCTCGCGGATGACAGGGGCGTCAACCGGGACAACGGACACCGAGCCCGCACAGTCCCGCCCAATCCCGCCAAGCAAAGAGAAGTCGTCGGCTCCGCTGATGTGGAGGATCTCACCGAGCCTCTGGCGATGGCTGGTGGATTCAGGAAGGAGGCCAGCAAAAAACGGGTGCGCCACGTCGTCACCGAAAGGCTCGGCCCGAACAGGCAAGGCGACGGACAAAGCCTGGCGAGCGACGCCGACCTGCGCAACCCACTCCGGAAGATACTGAAGCTCCAGCTGACCATCGCGCCGGCTTCGCAGCTCAGCGCATGGCTGCCCATTGATGCGGACCGAGAGGCGACCAATCACTTCATCACGGGCTTTCATCGCATTCCCCTCGGAGCGTAG
- a CDS encoding conserved hypothetical protein (Evidence 4 : Unknown function but conserved in other organisms), which produces MSESITGVAVLGNSGETIVFIPPTSRTPTKIVRHDDRLVISDTDGAISDETYGPLALEKCQDGATVFVIEMNKAGEHGRGFQLVVGA; this is translated from the coding sequence ATGTCCGAATCGATCACCGGTGTCGCCGTTCTCGGCAACAGCGGAGAGACAATCGTCTTCATCCCCCCGACTTCGCGAACCCCGACGAAGATCGTCCGCCACGACGACAGGCTCGTGATCTCGGACACAGACGGCGCAATCTCCGATGAGACCTACGGCCCCCTCGCGCTGGAGAAGTGCCAGGACGGAGCCACCGTGTTCGTCATTGAGATGAACAAGGCCGGCGAGCACGGCCGCGGCTTCCAGCTTGTCGTGGGAGCCTGA
- a CDS encoding putative kinase Y4mE (Evidence 3 : Putative function from multiple computational evidences) — MKARDEVIGRLSVRINGQPCAELRSRRDGQLELQYLPEWVAQVGVARQALSVALPVRAEPFGDDVAHPFFAGLLPESTSHRQRLGEILHISGADDFSLLGGIGRDCAGSVSVVPVDAPVIREEDVPEEFDPLDEKRLAELIRDLPVRPLFIDEDGDNHLISLAGVNDKAAVIVVDGVIGLPKNGYPSSHILKTDISILKDSIKVEHFAIRLAGELGMKVPRSRIMTAEGIPFMLVSRYDRVVTQTGDRKRLRRIHQEDFCQALSLMPAAKFEARGGPGWKDAFQLLDHVDDRAGARLELLSRAFYSYLVANSDGHAKNLSLLHRGGKTSLAPLYDVSCQRAFVADYKRLSPYLTMSVGGEHDPTKLTGDHWDRFAAECGFQPAAVRKLLSSMAALMPAKAAALRETMRGTAADSPRLDIVVADVTARCQAVPAMLKREFDPEAVAEVAAFGIR, encoded by the coding sequence ATGAAAGCCCGTGATGAAGTGATTGGTCGCCTCTCGGTCCGCATCAATGGGCAGCCATGCGCTGAGCTGCGAAGCCGGCGCGATGGTCAGCTGGAGCTTCAGTATCTTCCGGAGTGGGTTGCGCAGGTCGGCGTCGCTCGCCAGGCTTTGTCCGTCGCCTTGCCTGTTCGGGCCGAGCCTTTCGGTGACGACGTGGCGCACCCGTTTTTTGCTGGCCTCCTTCCTGAATCCACCAGCCATCGCCAGAGGCTCGGTGAGATCCTCCACATCAGCGGAGCCGACGACTTCTCTTTGCTTGGCGGGATTGGGCGGGACTGTGCGGGCTCGGTGTCCGTTGTCCCGGTTGACGCCCCTGTCATCCGCGAGGAGGATGTTCCGGAAGAGTTCGATCCCCTCGACGAAAAGCGCCTGGCTGAGCTGATCCGGGATCTGCCTGTTCGCCCACTCTTCATCGATGAAGACGGTGACAACCACCTGATCTCGTTGGCCGGGGTCAATGACAAGGCAGCGGTCATTGTCGTCGACGGCGTCATCGGCCTCCCCAAGAACGGCTATCCGTCGAGCCACATCCTGAAGACGGATATCTCGATCCTGAAGGACTCCATAAAGGTCGAGCACTTCGCAATCCGTCTTGCCGGGGAGCTTGGAATGAAGGTTCCCCGATCGCGGATCATGACCGCGGAGGGGATCCCCTTCATGCTGGTCTCACGCTACGACCGGGTCGTCACCCAGACGGGCGATCGCAAGCGGCTGCGCCGTATCCACCAGGAAGATTTCTGCCAGGCTCTGTCGCTCATGCCGGCCGCCAAGTTCGAAGCCCGCGGCGGGCCTGGGTGGAAGGACGCCTTCCAACTGCTCGATCATGTCGACGATCGCGCCGGCGCGCGGCTGGAGCTCTTGAGCCGTGCGTTCTACAGCTACCTGGTCGCGAACAGCGATGGCCACGCCAAGAACCTATCCCTGCTCCACAGAGGCGGGAAGACGAGCCTGGCACCGCTCTACGACGTTTCCTGTCAACGCGCCTTCGTCGCCGATTACAAGCGGCTGTCGCCCTACCTCACGATGAGTGTCGGCGGCGAGCACGACCCAACCAAGCTCACGGGCGACCACTGGGATCGGTTCGCGGCCGAGTGCGGCTTCCAGCCTGCCGCGGTGCGCAAGCTTTTGTCTTCGATGGCGGCGCTGATGCCCGCGAAGGCGGCGGCCTTGCGTGAGACGATGAGGGGGACGGCAGCTGACTCGCCGCGCCTCGACATTGTCGTCGCCGATGTCACGGCGCGGTGTCAGGCAGTCCCGGCGATGCTGAAGCGTGAGTTCGATCCTGAGGCTGTCGCGGAGGTTGCCGCCTTCGGGATCAGATAG
- a CDS encoding conserved hypothetical protein (Evidence 4 : Unknown function but conserved in other organisms), translating to MLFREVEMLVGREDLYQLLGLNSLVDIAAGEPGGFELILEDGHRRATLTLNGANIQADLVELSGDDASTIVITLSGEYDEKADSFALSGEDASGQSSDPTDPRGVASAWRRMTYGMQAAERPN from the coding sequence TTGCTGTTTCGCGAGGTCGAGATGCTCGTTGGTCGTGAAGATCTCTATCAGCTGCTTGGGCTGAATTCGCTTGTCGATATCGCGGCAGGCGAGCCCGGTGGCTTCGAACTCATCCTTGAAGATGGCCACCGGCGCGCAACGCTCACGCTCAACGGCGCGAACATCCAGGCCGACCTGGTCGAACTGAGCGGCGATGACGCCTCGACGATCGTGATCACCCTGTCCGGAGAATACGACGAGAAGGCCGACAGCTTCGCGCTGTCCGGCGAGGACGCGTCGGGGCAGAGCAGCGATCCGACGGATCCGAGGGGTGTCGCATCAGCCTGGCGCCGCATGACCTACGGAATGCAGGCTGCGGAGCGACCCAACTGA
- a CDS encoding conserved hypothetical protein (Evidence 4 : Unknown function but conserved in other organisms) encodes MRRSPIPGEDPHWYAFGQNGPWNPHSEPFIVPYEAARVVVHAPRGVKTGRLVVFSHGALTDPLVYRPLLQHWASHGFVVAAPVHDDSIFMRGLLARRAEAKGGSSWDVDRVLNDALAWDGRCEACRLPLEHVDRIQKVIGYSVNTERPIIIGHEFGAYVVQLLLGAKVVADMGKPLKFIDPRWYAGMMFSPQGVGVMGLTEDSWGGVSKPFMVAQAGLDADFTGQTAEQRLDAFNRSAPGNKHLAWFPQARRNLPIGPSAGGSLAEKTQFEDFRAITTAFLYAYSNYDEAVFHQLITDWPERATLKRVRTAYR; translated from the coding sequence ATGCGCCGGTCGCCGATCCCCGGCGAGGATCCCCATTGGTATGCCTTCGGTCAGAACGGCCCTTGGAACCCCCATAGCGAGCCCTTCATTGTCCCCTACGAAGCCGCTCGCGTCGTCGTTCACGCCCCGCGCGGGGTGAAGACTGGGCGGCTGGTGGTGTTCTCGCATGGCGCTCTCACCGATCCGCTGGTCTACCGGCCGCTTCTGCAGCATTGGGCTTCGCACGGCTTCGTTGTCGCGGCGCCGGTGCATGACGACAGCATCTTCATGCGTGGGCTGCTTGCGAGACGCGCGGAAGCCAAGGGCGGATCATCCTGGGATGTCGATCGCGTCCTGAACGACGCCTTGGCCTGGGACGGGCGCTGCGAGGCTTGCCGACTTCCGCTGGAGCACGTCGACCGGATCCAGAAGGTCATCGGCTACTCCGTTAACACTGAGCGGCCGATCATCATCGGCCACGAGTTCGGCGCCTACGTCGTCCAGCTTCTCCTCGGGGCGAAGGTGGTTGCCGATATGGGCAAGCCCCTCAAGTTCATCGATCCGCGTTGGTACGCGGGCATGATGTTTTCTCCGCAGGGCGTCGGTGTGATGGGTTTGACCGAAGACAGCTGGGGCGGCGTCTCCAAGCCGTTCATGGTCGCCCAGGCGGGCCTCGATGCCGACTTCACGGGCCAGACAGCCGAGCAGCGCCTCGATGCCTTCAATCGCTCGGCGCCGGGCAACAAGCATCTTGCTTGGTTCCCGCAGGCGCGGCGAAATCTCCCCATTGGGCCAAGCGCCGGCGGCAGCCTGGCCGAGAAGACGCAGTTCGAGGATTTCCGGGCAATCACGACGGCCTTCCTCTACGCCTACAGCAACTACGACGAGGCAGTGTTTCATCAGCTGATCACGGATTGGCCGGAACGGGCCACACTGAAGCGCGTTCGGACAGCTTATCGCTAA
- a CDS encoding conserved hypothetical protein (Evidence 4 : Unknown function but conserved in other organisms) → MDMPPVDVVALLNKVAAAPYIIEAPDAPTDVREGVIRSLAARAPGRTAEMTAKSSADIEAYRGTIGAIKDRLKAELPENPNYTIEFVDLAGNAKAEADRLAKLTSQDKMARRYVKEGFEQGGIALGLDRKKGGRICMVSPFAPRVNIDDVLNKLTGVDPNRENVSDQDFHRQVAWHEIGHCLVGGSEMKADIFAALMTIRDTPKPGMLLRWAMWRESAELQAREIDDNHDVSKGIWQIVRMEDKLRADPEFMSMSVDGIAALANQVAQRADFTVDEKLAIRDIRVMVAVAISKKAHFIAEPGGGLKPTDLAGWLHASGLAPIERLTKLTRAIMDGSDPGDPPKLDRKTLREAIATLAKRGDPTAIAIGRAIDLEAPVSARSLKREYVAQMKDDAKIPLQFSASRVVSDRVLRWAMDTQQISFSADQSSYMIKDQQTGRVVQAGKVELSGGQADVSLEGRWKRDQVSGAPGVSAELEHR, encoded by the coding sequence ATGGATATGCCTCCCGTCGACGTCGTCGCCCTTCTCAACAAGGTCGCGGCAGCCCCCTACATCATTGAAGCGCCCGACGCCCCGACGGATGTTCGGGAAGGCGTCATTCGTTCGCTTGCCGCACGCGCGCCCGGTCGCACCGCCGAGATGACCGCCAAGTCATCTGCGGATATCGAGGCCTATCGGGGCACGATCGGGGCCATCAAGGACCGGCTGAAGGCTGAGCTTCCGGAAAATCCGAACTATACGATCGAGTTCGTTGACCTCGCCGGCAATGCGAAAGCCGAGGCTGACCGCCTGGCGAAGCTGACGTCCCAGGACAAGATGGCTCGCCGCTATGTCAAAGAAGGGTTCGAGCAGGGCGGCATCGCACTTGGCTTGGATCGGAAGAAGGGAGGCCGCATCTGCATGGTCAGCCCCTTCGCGCCGCGTGTGAATATCGACGATGTCCTCAACAAGCTCACAGGCGTCGATCCGAACCGGGAGAATGTCTCCGATCAGGATTTCCACCGGCAGGTGGCGTGGCACGAAATCGGTCACTGCCTCGTTGGCGGCAGTGAAATGAAAGCCGACATCTTCGCGGCCTTGATGACGATCCGGGATACCCCAAAGCCCGGAATGCTGCTGCGCTGGGCGATGTGGCGCGAGAGCGCTGAGCTTCAAGCGCGGGAGATCGACGACAACCACGACGTCTCGAAGGGCATCTGGCAAATCGTCAGGATGGAGGACAAACTCCGCGCCGATCCGGAATTCATGTCGATGAGCGTCGACGGAATTGCTGCGCTCGCCAATCAGGTTGCACAGAGGGCGGACTTCACCGTCGACGAGAAGCTGGCGATCCGGGATATCCGGGTGATGGTCGCTGTCGCCATCTCGAAGAAGGCGCACTTCATCGCGGAGCCAGGTGGCGGCCTGAAGCCTACCGACCTGGCTGGCTGGCTGCATGCCAGTGGATTGGCGCCCATCGAGCGGCTGACGAAGCTGACGCGCGCGATCATGGATGGCTCCGACCCAGGCGATCCGCCGAAGCTTGATCGCAAAACACTGCGAGAAGCGATCGCGACCTTGGCCAAAAGGGGTGACCCGACCGCGATCGCCATCGGCCGGGCCATTGACCTGGAGGCTCCCGTAAGTGCGCGATCGCTCAAGCGCGAGTATGTCGCGCAGATGAAGGACGACGCGAAGATCCCACTACAGTTCTCCGCCAGCAGGGTCGTCTCCGATCGCGTGCTTCGGTGGGCAATGGACACTCAGCAGATCAGCTTCTCGGCTGACCAATCCAGCTACATGATCAAGGACCAGCAGACCGGCCGCGTCGTTCAAGCCGGCAAGGTCGAGCTCTCCGGTGGCCAGGCGGACGTTTCCCTGGAGGGCCGCTGGAAACGAGATCAGGTCTCCGGCGCCCCTGGCGTCAGCGCAGAACTTGAGCATCGCTGA
- a CDS encoding conserved hypothetical protein (Evidence 4 : Unknown function but conserved in other organisms), whose amino-acid sequence MTESNPLPSIDTPFGSLQLGQSPWIMQDPYSFRTEDLALKTELGEVHLSFHLDVSEKSAIPSGLRCVFAVGKLTPVGDDRPALQLPDGRSVGWLVHAIIPDASSPEMASPKSVTLYDFATGTDFKSTRLHDEKLDRRVRGFVKDTIESAFSEDPTFALRIRKAMLAELVAIRDGEIEDAERVLAAATVVRDQAKALLDDVDSNLSLAEARPSL is encoded by the coding sequence ATGACCGAATCCAATCCACTTCCGTCGATCGACACGCCGTTCGGCTCGCTGCAGCTCGGGCAGAGCCCCTGGATCATGCAGGACCCTTACTCGTTCCGGACGGAGGATCTCGCTCTGAAGACGGAGCTGGGCGAGGTTCATCTCAGCTTCCATCTCGACGTTTCAGAAAAGAGCGCTATCCCTTCCGGGCTGCGGTGCGTCTTCGCTGTCGGCAAGCTCACCCCTGTCGGCGATGATCGGCCGGCGCTGCAGTTGCCTGACGGGCGATCCGTTGGCTGGCTGGTTCACGCCATCATTCCGGATGCATCCAGTCCAGAGATGGCATCGCCGAAGTCGGTGACGCTTTACGACTTCGCGACCGGTACCGACTTCAAGAGCACTCGTTTGCACGACGAGAAGCTCGACCGGCGGGTTCGCGGTTTCGTCAAGGACACGATCGAGAGCGCGTTTTCCGAAGATCCGACGTTTGCGCTCCGCATTCGGAAAGCGATGCTGGCCGAGCTCGTGGCTATCCGTGATGGCGAGATCGAAGATGCCGAGCGTGTCCTGGCCGCGGCGACGGTGGTCCGCGACCAAGCTAAGGCGCTTCTGGATGACGTCGACAGCAACCTATCCCTGGCTGAGGCCCGTCCGAGCCTCTGA
- a CDS encoding conserved hypothetical protein (Evidence 4 : Unknown function but conserved in other organisms) has product MSEAPKPAVAMMLGEFNALIEQNDELRAGGGVILAPAQRRFGVMPENAGDVDLDSMEADRPGEGWGSKVLQLACDLADKHGLSIYVRAHASSEDDHDLPDMQGRLEGFYAKHGFAITGSWGASDMLRKPKPFDHEAEARLTAWTAPVGPSPI; this is encoded by the coding sequence GTGAGCGAGGCACCGAAGCCGGCCGTCGCGATGATGCTCGGCGAGTTCAACGCCCTGATCGAGCAAAACGACGAGCTGCGAGCCGGAGGCGGAGTGATCCTGGCGCCGGCGCAACGGCGCTTTGGTGTCATGCCTGAGAACGCAGGGGATGTTGACCTCGACAGCATGGAGGCAGACCGCCCAGGCGAAGGTTGGGGATCGAAGGTCCTGCAGCTAGCTTGCGACCTGGCTGACAAGCATGGCCTATCGATCTACGTCCGCGCGCACGCCTCCTCAGAGGACGATCACGACCTTCCCGACATGCAGGGCCGCCTCGAGGGCTTCTATGCGAAGCATGGGTTCGCGATTACCGGCAGTTGGGGGGCCTCAGACATGCTTCGCAAGCCGAAGCCCTTCGATCATGAGGCCGAGGCAAGGCTAACGGCCTGGACGGCGCCGGTCGGACCTTCGCCTATCTGA
- a CDS encoding conserved hypothetical protein (Evidence 4 : Unknown function but conserved in other organisms), whose product MKACLVDFTAKKNLVVPWMLFDSIEEAVAQRVIGHPSWPHNICEIDETNPVAHVLTRRAAASSRNSPYRSETVSAFKARGPIRPYYEIAAELGAAGPKP is encoded by the coding sequence ATGAAGGCCTGCCTTGTTGACTTCACGGCCAAGAAAAATCTGGTCGTTCCCTGGATGCTCTTCGATTCAATCGAGGAGGCGGTGGCTCAGCGAGTGATCGGGCATCCGTCATGGCCGCATAACATCTGCGAAATCGATGAGACCAATCCGGTTGCTCACGTCCTGACGCGGCGCGCCGCGGCGAGCAGTCGTAATAGTCCCTATCGAAGCGAGACTGTTTCCGCGTTCAAGGCACGGGGGCCAATTCGACCCTATTACGAGATCGCCGCGGAACTAGGTGCGGCGGGTCCAAAACCGTGA